Proteins encoded by one window of Thermobaculum terrenum ATCC BAA-798:
- a CDS encoding ABC transporter substrate-binding protein, with amino-acid sequence MFSKSKTYLILIVLMLLTVSCGSQATQATPSVVRSVFTTTPSSSEGSNKKLQTVTLALDWTPNTNHTGIYVALQKGWYRENGINLKILPYSETDTNQLVSQGKADFGISFEEGVVTSRAAGLDVISVAAIIQHNTSALVTLKESGINRPRMLDGKRYAGFGSPFEKPVISEVIKCDGGKGDFKTVTTNVFGYEALKAKRADFVWIFMGWEGIQAKREGLKLNVFYIKDYCVPDYYTPVIITSRKFLDRSHDLAKRFMEATARGYEYAIKHPDDSAKILIQAAPKGTFPDPGLVVESQRWLSPRYKAEKKHWGVQDLRVWTNYPRFMYKTGNLLGPDNKPLKQEPDYKSYFTNELLPYGNS; translated from the coding sequence ATGTTCAGTAAGAGTAAAACATATCTTATCCTAATTGTCTTGATGTTACTCACAGTGTCATGCGGTAGTCAGGCCACTCAAGCAACTCCGAGTGTCGTAAGAAGCGTATTCACAACAACGCCAAGCTCAAGCGAAGGAAGCAATAAGAAATTACAGACCGTAACACTGGCACTCGATTGGACACCAAATACAAACCACACAGGCATATATGTGGCTTTGCAGAAGGGGTGGTACAGAGAAAACGGGATCAATCTCAAGATACTCCCTTACTCCGAAACAGATACTAATCAGTTAGTTTCTCAAGGGAAAGCAGATTTCGGTATCAGTTTCGAAGAAGGGGTAGTAACTTCCAGAGCAGCAGGATTAGACGTTATATCTGTCGCTGCGATTATCCAACATAACACTTCTGCCTTAGTTACTTTGAAAGAATCTGGTATTAACAGGCCAAGAATGCTCGACGGTAAAAGATATGCGGGCTTTGGCTCTCCTTTTGAAAAGCCAGTTATATCAGAAGTAATAAAGTGTGATGGTGGAAAGGGAGATTTCAAGACGGTAACCACCAATGTGTTTGGATACGAGGCTCTAAAAGCTAAGAGAGCTGACTTCGTATGGATATTCATGGGATGGGAGGGCATTCAGGCAAAGAGAGAAGGGCTTAAACTAAACGTATTCTACATTAAGGACTATTGTGTACCCGACTACTATACACCAGTTATAATTACCAGCCGAAAGTTCTTGGACAGATCTCACGACTTAGCTAAGAGATTCATGGAGGCTACGGCCAGAGGCTATGAATATGCTATAAAGCACCCTGATGATTCTGCAAAGATACTGATACAAGCAGCACCCAAGGGTACGTTCCCAGACCCAGGACTGGTTGTAGAAAGTCAGAGATGGCTGAGTCCCAGATACAAAGCGGAAAAGAAGCATTGGGGTGTACAGGATCTGAGAGTATGGACAAACTACCCACGCTTCATGTACAAAACGGGCAATCTACTAGGTCCTGACAATAAACCGCTCAAGCAAGAGCCTGACTACAAATCCTACTTCACGAACGAGCTGTTACCTTATGGTAATAGCTAG
- the thiE gene encoding thiamine phosphate synthase: MPTKALNFSLYVITDPDLSGGRMHTEVAKLALEGGANVIEFRDKRATVRRQYEVAKQLRELTKQYNAYLIINDRPDIAMAVEADGVHLGPEDLPIEVVRKLVGDTMLIAASAYDPQEALEAQEAGADFIVARPLFRTRWAIDKGPSMGIDGLRRLTQTVNIPVVPVGGIRVDNLKDVMSTGVLCPGVTTAIVGADDPKSAAQEIRKLVDSLRVAASS; the protein is encoded by the coding sequence ATGCCTACCAAGGCACTAAATTTTAGCCTTTACGTGATAACAGACCCTGATCTATCAGGGGGCAGAATGCACACGGAGGTAGCAAAGCTCGCGTTAGAGGGTGGAGCTAATGTTATCGAATTTAGAGACAAAAGAGCTACTGTTCGAAGGCAATATGAAGTCGCTAAACAGCTGAGGGAACTTACTAAGCAATATAACGCATACCTGATAATAAATGACCGCCCAGATATAGCCATGGCTGTAGAAGCAGATGGAGTTCACCTGGGTCCAGAAGACTTGCCTATAGAGGTCGTAAGAAAGCTGGTAGGTGATACCATGCTAATAGCAGCCAGTGCTTACGATCCCCAGGAAGCTCTAGAAGCCCAAGAAGCAGGTGCTGACTTTATAGTCGCTAGACCTTTATTCAGGACAAGGTGGGCAATCGATAAGGGCCCATCTATGGGAATAGATGGCCTTCGACGGCTCACACAGACGGTAAATATTCCGGTTGTACCTGTCGGTGGTATAAGGGTGGATAACCTAAAGGATGTTATGTCTACTGGAGTCCTATGCCCTGGAGTTACAACGGCTATAGTAGGGGCAGATGACCCAAAGAGCGCTGCGCAAGAGATAAGAAAACTTGTCGACTCTCTAAGAGTAGCTGCCTCTAGCTAG